In a single window of the Prochlorococcus marinus CUG1415 genome:
- a CDS encoding cytochrome c biogenesis protein ResB: MIIFKNLILKISSLRFAISLIIFIAISSGIGTFIPQGNNKKFYIDIFDDAPIFGLLNGDNVLRLQLDHIYTSFWFLFSLILLCISLSACSFRRQIPSLKASLKWIEYDSEKKFSKLQLTSSHQINEDEDQLSQADLLLKKRGWKTYKFKSHISARRGLIGKVGPLVVHIGLIVLLIGSAYGSFTSESKEQYLLPGESLNLINESTNSKANVKLVDFSIERESDGIPKQFVSKLDFSSEDLKSNEIKTAKVNHPIRFKGLTIYQADWAISNIVLEIDNILYQLQLKEIPEIGNQVWGVLVELGSETKKNFLLTIDNENGPLTISNIENFSENILYINEDPLEVNFSKLSLKKIIPSSGLIIKNDPSVPFIYFSFILIIFGTIISLIPTNQLWILVNKETKKLSIGGLSNKNLVGFKKEFLKLSEEIKNF; encoded by the coding sequence ATGATTATTTTTAAGAATTTAATTTTAAAAATATCAAGTTTAAGATTCGCCATATCGCTAATAATCTTCATAGCCATTTCAAGTGGCATAGGAACTTTCATCCCTCAAGGTAATAATAAAAAATTCTATATTGATATTTTCGATGATGCTCCTATTTTTGGACTTTTAAATGGAGATAATGTCTTAAGACTTCAATTGGATCATATATATACAAGCTTCTGGTTTTTATTTTCATTAATTCTTCTTTGCATTTCTCTTTCAGCTTGCAGTTTTAGGAGGCAAATCCCTTCTCTAAAAGCTTCATTAAAATGGATTGAATATGATAGTGAAAAAAAATTTAGCAAACTACAATTAACTTCAAGTCACCAAATCAATGAAGACGAAGATCAACTATCACAAGCTGATTTATTACTTAAAAAAAGAGGATGGAAAACATACAAATTTAAAAGTCATATATCTGCAAGAAGGGGTTTAATTGGAAAAGTCGGACCTTTAGTTGTACATATTGGATTAATAGTCTTACTTATAGGTTCAGCATATGGAAGTTTTACAAGTGAATCAAAAGAACAATATTTGTTGCCTGGAGAAAGCTTGAATCTTATCAATGAGAGTACAAACTCAAAAGCTAATGTGAAATTAGTCGATTTTTCTATAGAACGAGAAAGTGATGGTATACCAAAGCAGTTCGTTTCAAAGTTAGATTTTTCTTCTGAAGATTTAAAATCGAATGAAATCAAAACTGCCAAAGTTAATCACCCAATTAGGTTTAAAGGTTTAACTATTTATCAAGCTGATTGGGCAATATCAAATATAGTTTTAGAAATAGATAATATCCTTTATCAATTACAGCTAAAGGAGATTCCTGAAATAGGCAATCAAGTTTGGGGGGTTTTAGTTGAATTAGGTTCAGAGACTAAAAAAAATTTCCTTTTAACCATAGACAATGAAAATGGTCCACTTACAATTTCCAATATAGAAAATTTTTCCGAGAATATTCTCTATATCAATGAAGATCCCTTGGAAGTTAACTTTTCAAAATTATCTTTAAAAAAAATAATACCCAGCAGTGGATTAATTATTAAAAATGATCCGTCTGTGCCATTTATTTACTTTTCTTTCATCTTAATAATTTTTGGAACAATAATAAGTCTTATACCAACCAACCAATTATGGATTCTTGTAAATAAAGAAACAAAAAAGTTATCCATTGGAGGTCTAAGCAATAAAAATCTAGTTGGTTTTAAAAAAGAATTTTTAAAATTATCAGAAGAAATAAAAAATTTTTAA
- the atpB gene encoding F0F1 ATP synthase subunit A — protein sequence MFFNSLLTNFAALEVGQHLYWQIGNIRLHGQVFLTSWILLGALLVFISLGTKKMENDPKGLQNLLEFLWDYIRDLARTQIGEKVYRDWMPFIGTLFLFVFVSNWGGALIPWRLIKLPSGELGAPTADINTTIALALLVSLSYFYAGLSNKGWRYFEYYVHPTPIMLPFKILEDFTKPLSLSFRLFGNILADELVVGVLVFLVPLILPIPVMFLGLFTSAIQALIFATLAAYYIGEAVEEHH from the coding sequence ATGTTCTTTAATTCCCTGCTAACAAATTTTGCAGCATTAGAAGTTGGTCAACATCTTTATTGGCAAATTGGAAATATCAGACTTCATGGGCAGGTATTTTTGACATCTTGGATTTTATTAGGAGCGTTATTAGTTTTTATTTCTTTAGGAACTAAAAAAATGGAAAATGATCCTAAAGGCCTTCAAAACTTGCTTGAGTTTCTCTGGGATTATATAAGAGATCTTGCTAGGACTCAAATAGGTGAAAAAGTTTATAGAGATTGGATGCCATTTATAGGTACATTATTTTTATTCGTCTTTGTTAGTAATTGGGGAGGAGCTTTAATTCCTTGGAGATTGATTAAGTTGCCAAGTGGAGAGTTGGGAGCACCAACTGCAGATATCAATACAACAATAGCTTTGGCTTTATTGGTTTCACTTTCTTATTTCTATGCTGGTTTAAGCAACAAGGGTTGGAGATACTTCGAATACTATGTTCACCCAACTCCGATTATGCTTCCTTTTAAAATTCTAGAGGACTTTACTAAACCTTTATCACTCTCTTTCAGGCTATTTGGAAATATTTTGGCTGATGAACTTGTTGTTGGTGTTCTAGTCTTCTTAGTTCCACTAATTCTACCAATACCTGTTATGTTCCTAGGATTATTTACTAGTGCAATTCAGGCATTGATTTTCGCAACTTTAGCGGCCTACTACATTGGAGAAGCTGTTGAAGAACATCATTAG
- a CDS encoding P-II family nitrogen regulator: MKKIEAIIRPFKLEDVKIALVNSGIVGMTVSEVRGFGRQKGQVERYRGSEFTVEFLQKLKVEVVVEDEKVNSVIDAIAEAAKTGEIGDGKIFITSVDSVVRIRTGEKDEEAL; encoded by the coding sequence ATGAAGAAAATTGAGGCAATCATACGTCCATTTAAACTGGAGGATGTAAAAATTGCATTAGTAAACTCTGGTATCGTTGGAATGACAGTTAGTGAAGTTAGAGGTTTTGGTAGACAAAAAGGACAAGTTGAAAGATATAGAGGATCCGAATTTACTGTTGAATTCCTTCAGAAACTCAAAGTAGAAGTTGTAGTAGAAGATGAAAAAGTTAATTCAGTCATAGATGCAATTGCTGAAGCAGCAAAAACTGGAGAGATAGGTGACGGGAAGATATTCATCACATCAGTTGATTCTGTTGTAAGAATTAGAACTGGTGAGAAAGATGAAGAAGCTCTCTAA
- the queF gene encoding preQ(1) synthase, giving the protein MSTAKLDDSTQKPLYGERIIEESKIICFENPNKKRIYEISIQLPEFTCKCPFSGYPDFAKLNIIYQPNLRVYELKSLKLYINNFRDIKISHEEVVNRIMDDLLSSGSPHWIHLNAAFNPRGNVSMQLDIFSGQKKI; this is encoded by the coding sequence ATGAGTACAGCTAAATTAGATGATTCGACACAAAAACCACTATATGGTGAAAGAATTATTGAAGAATCAAAAATAATTTGTTTCGAGAATCCAAATAAGAAAAGAATTTATGAAATTTCTATTCAGTTACCTGAATTCACTTGTAAGTGCCCCTTTTCTGGTTATCCAGATTTTGCAAAGCTAAATATTATTTATCAACCTAATTTGAGAGTTTATGAGTTGAAGTCTTTAAAGCTTTATATCAATAATTTTAGAGATATAAAAATATCACACGAGGAAGTTGTTAATAGAATTATGGATGATTTATTGAGTTCAGGCTCACCGCACTGGATACATTTAAATGCTGCATTTAATCCAAGAGGGAATGTTTCTATGCAGTTGGATATTTTTAGTGGACAGAAAAAAATTTAA
- a CDS encoding FtsW/RodA/SpoVE family cell cycle protein, translated as MEISQEKIEYKRISKRKKTLSSDNKKNQSNLIESIFPLPWTIWPYEAKILVMLVGIWSILGIFILGSSSWWVASREMGNWAYFLKKQIIWTIPGIGLFYLVLNTNIRSLLKCSKIIFYILFFLIFLTNITGITVNGSSRWLLLGNLRLQPSELIKPFLILESSNLFAHWNLIKNDKKLITITSFGLLILLILKQPNLSTASLTGILFWVMGLCGGVKLSSLSSFASFGLITGCISILNNEYQKLRVTSFINPWKDQQESGFQLVQSLLAIGSGGLFGQGFGLSIQKLQYLPFMYTDFIFAIFAEEFGLLGCTLFLGFLAVFSYISLRIALKCRNNYTKLVAIGCGVLLTAQSIMHIAVATGSMPTTGLPLPFISYGGNSLIASFFIAGMLLRCSLESTGFIGMMSTRKTLH; from the coding sequence TTGGAGATAAGTCAAGAAAAAATAGAATATAAAAGAATTTCTAAAAGAAAAAAAACCCTTAGTTCTGATAACAAAAAGAATCAAAGCAATTTAATAGAATCTATATTTCCCTTACCTTGGACAATATGGCCTTATGAGGCAAAAATCCTAGTTATGCTCGTTGGAATTTGGTCAATATTAGGAATATTTATTCTAGGATCATCAAGTTGGTGGGTGGCTAGTAGAGAAATGGGAAATTGGGCTTACTTCTTAAAGAAACAAATTATTTGGACAATTCCAGGCATTGGTCTATTTTATTTGGTTCTTAATACGAACATTAGAAGTCTTTTAAAGTGTTCAAAAATTATTTTTTATATTTTATTCTTTTTGATTTTCCTAACCAATATTACTGGAATTACGGTGAATGGATCTTCAAGATGGCTATTACTAGGGAATTTACGTCTGCAACCATCTGAATTAATTAAACCTTTCCTAATTTTAGAATCTTCAAACCTTTTTGCTCATTGGAATCTGATAAAGAATGATAAAAAACTAATTACAATAACATCATTTGGTTTATTAATTTTATTAATACTAAAGCAGCCTAATTTAAGTACTGCATCATTAACTGGAATTCTTTTTTGGGTTATGGGTTTATGTGGAGGCGTAAAACTTAGCTCTCTTAGTTCATTTGCCTCATTTGGATTAATTACTGGATGTATTAGTATCCTCAATAACGAATATCAAAAACTTAGAGTTACTTCATTTATTAATCCTTGGAAAGATCAACAAGAAAGTGGATTTCAATTGGTTCAAAGTTTATTAGCCATAGGTTCAGGTGGTCTATTTGGCCAAGGTTTTGGGCTTTCTATACAAAAATTACAGTACCTACCATTTATGTACACAGATTTTATTTTTGCCATTTTTGCGGAGGAATTTGGTTTATTGGGTTGTACTTTATTCTTAGGTTTTTTAGCAGTTTTCTCTTATATAAGCCTAAGAATTGCTCTTAAGTGTAGAAACAACTATACAAAATTAGTTGCTATCGGATGCGGTGTATTGTTGACAGCTCAATCAATAATGCATATTGCTGTAGCCACGGGTTCAATGCCTACTACAGGCTTACCCCTACCCTTCATTAGTTATGGTGGGAATTCATTAATCGCATCTTTTTTTATTGCAGGGATGTTACTTAGATGTTCATTAGAATCAACAGGATTCATAGGTATGATGAGTACACGAAAGACTCTTCATTAG
- a CDS encoding TlyA family RNA methyltransferase — protein sequence MIKKSRLDLYLLKSGLCETRQKAQGLILAGKVRDINGKVWDKPGQQVLIGSEFFIDSEPMFVSRGGDKLLEAFKKLEIKVKDKICIDAGISTGGFTDCLLQQGAKLVYGIDVGYGQTAWKIRNNPKVILFERTNIRNLKPNDLLSRSDQLPNFVVADLSFISLKLVFKSISNLLVGDCIEGIFLIKPQFEVGKDKVSKGGVVRNPKFHTEAIESVISNAKNFQWNINNLIASPLVGPAGNHEYLAWMSLRSEANPRINREYIQNLVNETL from the coding sequence ATGATTAAAAAAAGTAGATTAGACCTTTATCTTCTAAAAAGTGGTTTATGTGAAACTCGTCAAAAAGCCCAAGGTTTAATTCTTGCGGGTAAGGTTAGAGATATCAATGGGAAAGTATGGGATAAACCTGGACAACAAGTATTAATTGGATCTGAATTTTTTATTGATTCCGAACCTATGTTTGTATCAAGGGGCGGCGATAAATTATTGGAGGCATTTAAAAAACTTGAAATTAAAGTAAAAGATAAAATATGTATTGACGCAGGAATCTCTACCGGGGGATTTACTGATTGCTTATTGCAACAAGGAGCAAAGTTAGTTTATGGGATAGATGTTGGTTATGGACAGACTGCATGGAAGATTAGAAATAACCCAAAAGTCATCCTTTTTGAACGAACAAACATTCGAAATTTAAAACCTAATGATCTTTTATCTAGAAGTGATCAATTGCCAAATTTTGTGGTTGCTGATTTGTCTTTTATTTCATTAAAGTTAGTTTTTAAATCTATTAGTAATTTATTAGTAGGAGATTGTATAGAGGGAATATTTTTAATTAAGCCCCAATTTGAGGTGGGTAAAGATAAAGTTAGTAAAGGTGGCGTAGTTCGCAATCCTAAATTCCATACTGAGGCTATAGAGTCTGTTATTAGTAATGCTAAAAATTTTCAATGGAATATAAATAATTTAATAGCTTCTCCTTTGGTGGGCCCTGCTGGAAATCATGAATATCTAGCTTGGATGAGTTTAAGAAGTGAAGCAAATCCAAGGATTAATAGAGAATATATACAAAATTTAGTAAATGAAACTCTTTGA
- the atpE gene encoding ATP synthase F0 subunit C, translating into MDSITSAASVVAAGLAVGLGAIGPGLGQGNAAQGAVEGIARQPEAEGKIRGTLLLSFAFMESLTIYGLVVALVLLFANPFS; encoded by the coding sequence ATGGATTCGATTACTTCCGCTGCATCAGTTGTAGCTGCTGGCTTAGCAGTTGGTCTAGGTGCTATTGGCCCAGGTCTTGGACAAGGTAACGCAGCTCAAGGTGCTGTTGAGGGTATAGCCCGTCAACCAGAAGCTGAAGGTAAAATCAGAGGTACTCTTCTTTTATCATTCGCTTTTATGGAGTCATTAACAATTTACGGATTAGTTGTGGCTTTGGTACTACTTTTTGCGAATCCTTTTTCCTAA
- a CDS encoding cytochrome c biogenesis CcdA family protein: MQNGLNSPGPFTIFLVFSAGLLTSLGPCSLSLLPVTIAYIGGTEENKFKLISFSGGVVFSLVALGAASGFLGKIYGQIPSYYTSFVALIAIIMGLNLLGILKFQFPNGPDLKIIENKIPSFLGPFAIGITFGLASSPCITPVLATLLAWVSQAKNPTISIIVLFFFGIGQVTPLIVAGATAENLKKFLELRKFSQIIPTLSGIFLVSLGLLNLFSNWI, encoded by the coding sequence ATGCAGAATGGTCTAAATAGTCCAGGTCCATTTACTATATTTTTGGTTTTCAGCGCAGGACTTTTAACAAGTCTTGGGCCATGCTCATTATCATTACTTCCAGTCACAATTGCTTATATAGGAGGAACAGAGGAGAATAAATTTAAACTTATTAGTTTTTCAGGAGGAGTCGTTTTTTCACTCGTTGCACTTGGGGCTGCTAGTGGATTCTTAGGTAAAATATACGGTCAAATTCCATCTTATTACACTTCGTTTGTTGCCCTAATAGCAATAATAATGGGTTTAAATTTACTGGGGATTCTAAAGTTTCAGTTCCCGAATGGACCTGATTTAAAAATAATTGAAAATAAAATACCATCATTTCTAGGACCTTTTGCGATAGGAATTACTTTTGGATTAGCCTCTTCACCTTGCATTACTCCAGTTTTGGCTACTCTTCTCGCTTGGGTATCGCAAGCTAAAAATCCGACGATCTCTATTATTGTTTTATTCTTCTTTGGAATAGGCCAAGTAACTCCATTAATTGTCGCAGGGGCTACTGCAGAAAACTTAAAAAAATTTTTAGAACTTAGAAAATTTAGTCAAATAATTCCCACCTTAAGTGGGATATTTTTAGTTTCCCTAGGATTATTAAATTTATTTTCAAATTGGATTTAA